The DNA window GCCGAGGAAGTCGAGAAGCTGGTGTGGTCCACCCGCTGGGGGGCGGATACCGTGATGGACCTTTCCACCGGACAGGACATCCATTCCATCCGCTCCTGGATCATGCGCAATTCGCCGGTGCCGATCGGCACCGTGCCGATCTATCAGGCGCTGGAGCTGGTCGGCGGCGATCCCTTGAAGCTGGACTGGCCCGTGTTCCGCGATACCCTGATCGAGCAGGCGCAGCAAGGCGTGGACTATTTCACCATCCATGCCGGCGTGCGCCTGGCACATGTGCCGCTGACCGCAAACCGGGTGACCGGCATCGTCAGCCGGGGCGGTTCGATCATGGCGCGCTGGTGCTTGGCGGGGCATCGCGAAAATTTCCTGTATACCCATTTTGCCGAAATCTGCGAGATCTGCCGTCGTTATGACGTTTCGCTGTCGCTGGGCGACGGCTTGCGTCCCGGTTCGCAGGCGGATGCCAACGATGCCGCCCAGTTTGCCGAACTGGAGACCCTGGGCGAGCTGACCCGTATTGCCTGGGATCATGGTTGTCAGGTGATGGTGGAAGGCCCAGGTCATGTGCCCATGCACAAGATCAAGGCCAATATGGACAAGCAGCTGGCGGCCTGCGGCGAGGCACCGTTCTATACCCTGGGGCCGCTGACCACCGATGTGGCGCCGGGCTACGACCATATCACTTCGGGTATCGGCGCGGCGATGATCGGCTGGTTCGGCACCGCCATGCTGTGTTACGTCACGCCCAAGGAGCACCTTGGACTGCCCAATCGCGATGATGTGAAGACTGGTGTGATCACCTACAAGATCGCCGCCCATGCCGCCGATCTGGCCAAGGGGCATCCCGCGGCGAGGGTGCGCGACGATGCCTTGTCCCGTGCCCGGTTCGACTTCCGCTGGGAGGACCAGTTTCATCTTGCGCTGGACCCGGATACGGCTTATGCCTTCCACGACGAGACCATGCCCAAGGCGGCCCACAAGCAGGCGCGGTTCTGTTCGATGTGCGGCCCGAAGTTCTGTTCGATGAAGATTTCCCAGGATCTGCGCGACGATGTCCGTGCCATGGAGGCGGCGCCCTGCGGAGATGAAGCGATGGCGCCGGTAGCCGGGGGGCTGCATGTCGTCGGGGCGTAGCCGCGGCGAGGTGGCCGTGCTTGGCGCGGGCGTGGCCGGCCTGACGGCAGCGGCGGCATTGCAGGCGCGCGATTACACGGTCACGGTCTACGAGCGTGGTGATCAGGTCGGTCGGGAAGCTTGCTCGTGGTGGGCTGGCGGCATGCTGGCCCCGTATTGCGAGGCCGCGACGGCTGAGCCCGAAGTGCTGAGCCAGGGCCTGCCGGCTGCGGACTGGTGGTCGGCTCACGGTGCCGAGGTCTGGCGTGGCGGAACCCTGGTGCTGGCGCAGGCTCGCGATCGTGCCGAGCTGGAGAGCTTCGCCCTGCGCAGCGAAGGCCATCAGTGGCTGGACGGTGCCGGGGTGGCGGCACTGGAGCCGGATCTGGCCGGGCGTGCCCAGCGTGGTCTTTGGTATCCCGACGAGGCCCATGTGGATCCTCGGCAGGCCTTGCCCGCGCTGGCCCGCTGGCTGGCCGGGCGTGGCGTGCGTTTCGAGCTTGGCCAGACCGTCGATGGCGGGGCCTTGCCCGATGCCTGCATCGTCGACTGCCGCGGGCTGGCGGCGCGTGAAGATCTGCCGGGCCTGCGAGGGGTGCGCGGGGAGATGATCCTGATCCGCAGTCGTGATCTACGTCTGCAGAGGCCGATACGCTTGTTGCATCCGCGGACGCCCTTGTATCTGATTCCGCGCAGTGACGGGCTGATCATGCTGGGGGCGACCAGCGTGGAATCCGACCATGGCGGGCCGGTGACGGTGCGCTCGGCGATGGAACTGCTCGGTGCGGCGATGTGCCTGCATCCGGCGCTGGGCGAGGCCGAGATCGTCGAATTCGGCTCCGGTGTGCGACCGGCCTTTGCCGGCAATATGCCTCGTCTGATCCGGCAAGGGCGTATCACGTATTTCAATGGCCTGTATCGGCATGGCTATCTGCTGTCGCCCTGGTATGCGGAGCAGCTGGCCTGCCAGCTTGGTGATGCCCAGGGAGTGGTCCGATGAAAATCGAAGTGAATGGTCAGGCCCATGATTGGGCGGCTGATCTGGCCAGCCTGCTGGAACAGATGGGCTTGTCCGATGCCCATGTCGCTACCGCGCTCAATGGTGAATTCGTGCCGGCGCAGCGTCGGGAGACCACGGCGTTGAAGGCCGGTGACCAGGTGGAAGTCCTGGCGCCGATGCAGGGGGGCTGAAGGCATGGACGAGCTTACCCTTTACGGACGTCCGTTCGGGTCAAGACTGCTGCTTGGCACGGCTGGCTACCCATCCCCGTCGATATTGCAGAACGCGGTGCGTCGCTCCGGTGCCGGCATTGTTACGGTCTCGCTGCGTCGAGAGTCGGCCACGGCGCGGGGCGGTCAGGCTTTCGCTGCCTTGCTTGGCGAGCTGGACGTGGTCTTGCTGCCCAATACCGCAGGTTGCCATTCGGTGAAGGAAGCAGTCACCACCGCGCATCTGTCCCGCGAATTGTTCGGTACGCCATGGATCAAGCTGGAAGTGATCGGTGACAGCAACAGCCTGTGCCCGGAGGTATTCGGACTGGTCGAGGCGGCACGGATCCTGATGGCCGAGGGCTTTCAGGTCTTTCCCTATACCACGGCTGATCTGGGGGTCGCCGACCGGCTGCTGGAGGCGGGTTGTCAGGTCCTGATGCCTTGGGCCGCGCCCATCGGCAGTGCCCGCGGACTGGCCGACCCGTATGCTCTGCGCGCTTTGCGCGGGCATGCGCCGGGTGTGCCGCTGATTGTCGACGCGGGCCTGGGCCTGCCCTCGCATGCGGCCGCGGCGATGGAGCTGGGCTGTGACGCGGTGTTGTTGAATACCGCGGTGGCCCAGGCCGGCGACCCCGAGGCCATGGCCGAAGGCTTTGCGCTGGCGGTCCGGTCGGGCCGGCTGGCCCGTCTGGCCCAGCCGGTACCTAGGCGGGATATGGCGGTGCCATCGACCCCGAGCTGGGGCCAGGCGCAACTGGCATGATCGTGCTGCCGCGCTTCTATCCTCTGACCGATTCTGCCGCAGGAGTGGAGCGACTGGCCGCCGCCGGGGCACGTCTGATCCAGTTGCGGATCAAATCGGCCTCTCATGCCACGTTGCGTCAGGAGGTGCTGGCATCGCAAGCCAGCTGCCGCCGGCATGGAGCCGGTCTGGTATTGAACGACTACTGGGCTCTGGCGATCGAGCTGGGGGTGGAGTGGGTGCACCTGGGGCAGGAGGATCTGGATCAGGCCGACTGGTCGGCCTGTCGTCGCTGCGGATTGAAGCTGGGTCTCAGCACGCATGACGATGCCGAACTGGAGCGGGCCCTGGCTCATGCGCCTGACTATCTGGCCCTGGGGCCGGTCTGGCCCAGTCGACTGAAGCCCATGCATTGGGCCGCCCAGGGCGTGGAGCGGATCGCCGAATGGAAGCGGCGTGTCGGCGAACGACCGCTGGTCGCCATCGGGGGCATTACCTTGGAACGCGCGCCGATCTGTCTGGCGGCAGGAGCCGATGTCTTGGCCGTCTCGACGGATATTTCCGCCGCGTCTGATCCGGCGGCACGGACCCGCGACTGGGTTCGGCTGGTCCAGCGGGCTCCGGCCGCATGAACGATGCCGGCATCGGCCGGGATCACGGAACGATGGCGGCCGGCCGAAAGGTGGCCAATGTGCTGAGCATTGCCGGCACCGATCCCAGCGGCGGGGCCGGTATCCAGGCGGACCTGAAGACCTTTGCCGCCTGCGGCGTGTACGGCATGGCGGTGACCACGGCCATCGTGGCCCAGAACACCTGCGGCGTGCGGCGTGTGCAGGTGCTGGCGGCGGACCTGGTCAGTGACCAGCTGCAGGCCGTGCTGGATGACGTGCAAGTGGATGCTCTCAAGATCGGGATGCTGGGCCATGCGGCGGTGATCCGGCGGGTGGCGCGGATACTGCGCCGCCAACCGGTCCCGGTGGTGGTGCTGGATCCGGTGTTGTGTTCCAGCAGCGGCCGAGCCCTGCTGGAACCGGAGGCGCTGAAGGTGCTGCAACAGGAGCTGTTGCCGCTGGTGACCGTGCTGACGCCCAATCTGGCCGAGGCCGAAGCCTTGCTGGGCCGAGGCATGGTCGCCGATGCCGCGGGCATGACGGCGGCGGCACGCGAGCTGCTGAAGTCGGGGCCGGACTGGGTCTGGCTGAAGGGGGGGCATCGCCCGGACGGTCGCTGTGCCGATGTGCTGGTGAATGCCAGGGGGGCCGGCTGGCTGGAGTCGCCACGGGTGACCGGGCGCTACGGCCATGGCACCGGCTGCACGCTGTCATCGGCTCTGGCGGCGGAGCTGACCCGGCATCCGGTGCCGGTGGCGGCCGAGCGGGCCAAGCGTTTTCTGTACCAGGCCCTGGTTCATGCGTCATGGCTGGAGGTGGGACAGGGCTCCGGGCCGCTGCACCATGGTCCTGCAGGCCAGGCCGGGGGGCCGGCGTTCGCGCTGCAATGGCAGGACTGGCCGGATGCCCTCCCGGCGACGTAGGATCAAGCCTGGGCCTGCCGCTGCCGAGTTCCCCTGCAGCGTCCTGGCCGGGGAACCAACCGCCTGCATGCGGGTCGGTAGCTATACCATTTCGAGCCCGCTGCCAGGGCTTCATCAGTCACAAGTGAGGAAATATGCGCGCACGTCATCATCTCGCGATCTGGGCCGCGGCCGCCCTGTTGAGTTCGGCGGCTCAGGCCCAGACGGAAACGCAGGTGCCGGGCTCGGAACAACTGCATGGGCCGCTGGTCAACGGCGTCTGCCTGTTGTCGCGGCAGGCGGTGTTTGCCAACGCCAAGGTGGGGCAGGCGGCGACCGCACGGTTGCGACAGCTGGCCGGCGGCGCCGAGAGCCGTTTCGATACCGAGCGAGCCAAGCTGGGCGATGATGCCCGCGCCTTCCAGCAGCAGGCCAAGACCCTGCCGGAAGCCAGTCGGCAGGCGCAAGCCCAGGCTCTGGACCAGCGCGCCCGCGCACTGGAAGCCGAGCGCCAGCGTGATGTCCGGCAGCTGGAGCTGACCCGGGTGCAGGCCATGGGCCGGATCGGCCGGGAAACCCAGCCGATTCTGGCTGATATCTACAAGTCGCACGGTTGCGGCTTGCTGCTGGATCGCAATGCGGTGCTGGGCGGCAATCTGGGCAACGATCTGACGTCGGCGGTGGTGCAGGGGCTGGATGCGAAGATCAGCACCATCAGCTTCAATCTGGCGCCGCTCCCGGCAGCGGCGGAAGCTCCCGCGGCACCTGGTCAGGGCTGATCCCCTGCTGCCGCAACGGCCGCGGTGCCGGAAACCCGTCAGCGCGGGCCTTGCAGGTGAATCCGTCGATGCGCCAGGCCGGCCGATGACGTATGCCGGTCTTGTGATTTTCTTCACATAGGTGAAGGCCTAATCAGGTTACATTGCAGCCATCAACAGATCTCAAGGATGAGGATGCAATGGTTGATGCCATCTATATCGTGCAGGGTTTCGGTCCCGGACCCGAGTCACTGCCGCTGACGGTGCCGGCGTACTTTGACAGTGCCCCGGCTGCCAGACGCCATGCCTGCTTGCTGGGTACCTTCTGCAGCGAGGTGACGATGCGTCGCCATGGCGACGCATCCCGGTCGGCGGGGGTGCCGGACGACGCCCAAGAAAAAGCCCGAATGGGGGATTCGGGCTTTTGATCCATCTTGGTCGATCCGGTATCAGGGGGGCTGATGCCAGGTCTTGGGACTGCTGCCTCTCGGCACTGGGCCGGACTTGGGGGTGTCCGACTTGTCTATATGATAATCATTCTCCTTTTCAAGTCAATGGCAAATTGATTGCAGATTGATGAAAGGCGCGGATCAAGGCAGGATTCGGGAGCTGGCATCCGGCTTGCGATGATGCCGGCGCAATCACTTTGACCTGAAAGTTGAGGAAACAGGGGATGGCATATGACCACCGGTGGCGCACGATCTGGCTGATAGCCTTGGCATGGGGCTTGGCTTCGACAGCCCAAGTGGGTGCAGTGACGGTTCCGGCTGCACCGGCAAGCAGTGACGCGGCGCATCCGCAAGCGACCCGCAACTGGGTGGAGAGTCGTCTGTATTTCGGGCTGGGCCGGCTTGAAAGTTCAGGGCTGGCGGCACGCGAACGGCAATGGCAGGAATTTCTGGATCATGTGGTGACGCCGCGCTTTCCCGCCGGACTCAGCGTGCAGGATGTCTACGGACAGTGGCAGGGCCCGGAGCAGCCGCGACCAATCCGGCTTCGTTCCAAGGTATTGATCATCGATTATCCCGATACGCCGGCCAATCGAGGTCGCATCGAGCAGATACGCCTTCTCTGGAAGGCAAAAACAGGGGATCGCTCGGTTTTGCGTGTTACCGTTCCCGCTGACGTATCGTTTTGAATGACGGATGGCGACGGCTGTCGCCCCGTGCAGGAGTTTCCGTGGCAAGTGCACCTCGCAGGCTTCGCTGGCTGACTGCTGGCGACATCAATGGTTTTCTGGGTCTGGTGGTCGACAATCTGTCGATCATGGCGTTTATCGCCATGGCGCTGGTGGGGCTGTTCGGCTTTCCGGCCGATCTGGTTTACACCCGGATGTTTCCAGGCACGGCCCTGGGCGTGTTGATCGGCAATCTGGCCTATACCCTGATGGCACGCCGGCTGGCCCGTCAGAGCGGGCGGGATGACGTGACGGCGATGCCACTGGGTCTGGATGCCCCCAGCAGCATCGGTCTGGCCCTGCTGTTGCTGGGGCCGGCCTTTCTGCATTTCAAGCAGACCGGTCTCTCGGCGGATGCCGCCGCGTTGCTGACCTGGCATACCGGCATGGCGGCGATGGTGCTGATGGGGTTGTTGAAGCTGGTGCTGGCCTTTGCCGGGCCCTGGGTCCAGCGCAAGGTGCCGCGCGCCGGGCTGCTGGGCTCGATCGCCGGTATTGCCCTGGTGCTGATGGGCTTTCTGCCCCTGCTGGAAATCATGAAGGTGCCGGTCGTCGGCTTCACCGGGCTGGGTATCGTGCTGTATGCACTGGTGGCCCGCGGCAAGCTGCCCTTCGGTCTGCCCGGCGTGCTGGTGGCCTTCCTGGTCGGTACGCTGCTGTATTACGTGCTGGGGCCGCTGGGCTGGCTGGGCAGCGGTTATCAGCCCCATGCCGCCCTGCAGTGGCGGCTGGCCTTGCCATGGCCCAGTCTGGGCTGGTGGGAGGGCATGACGCATGTCGGGCCGTACCTGCCGCTGGTGCTGCCGTTCGGTCTGCTGGTGGTGGTCGGCGGCATCAATGTCAACGAAAGCGCCCGCGCCTCGGGTGATGAATATTCGACGCGGGACATTCTCCTGGTCGAGGCCGTCGCGACCCTGATCGCCGGCATCTGCGGCGGCGTCGCCCAGACCACGCCGTATATCGGCCAGCCCTCCTACAAGGCGATGGGCGCGCGTACCAGCTATACCCTGATCACTGGCCTGATCATCGGTCTGGGCGGCATGCTGGGCTATCTGTCGACCATCGTCGAACTGCTGCCGCTGTCGGTGCTGGCGCCGATCCTGGTATTCGTCGCCATCGGCATCACCACCCAGTCCTTCGAGGCGACGCCTTCCCGTTACGCCGCCGCGGTGGTTTTCAGCTTCTTTCCGCCGATCGCGCGCATGCTGACCCTCAAGCTCAGCGATCCGACGTATCTGTCACCCGAGCACTTCGCCCAGCTGTTCCATGCCGCCAATGGCGGTATCGCCGAACTGGCCGTGGTGACGGTGCTGGGCAACGGATTTATCATTACCTCGATGATCTGGGCGAGTTTCGTCGTCGCCATGATCGATGGCCGGCTGGGCCGTGCAGCGCTGATTCTGCTGCTGGGTGCCGTCTTGACCGCGTGCGGGATCATCCACTCGGTGCTGCTTTCGGGGGGCGTGTATCTGCCCTGGCATCTTCCCGTCGACATGCGTTCGATGGTGTGGCAGTTCAGCGGCGCCTATCTGACCCTGGCCGTCGTTCTGCTGCTGCTGTCGCTGCGACGCGAGCCTCGGGCCGATCCCTCGCCGGCCGATGCGATCTGACCGGCGAGGCGGTCACGGACCACTTCCCCGCATGCCCTTGCCGCGAGGGACGGGCATGCCGCTCCACCCCTGTCGACCTGTCAAAGGAACTGCAATGTCTCTAGCCGACCTTCTGAACCTGCCGGGCGTCACCGCCCGACCCGCCGCCGAGACGCGCGACTACGTCTACAACCACACCATGATCCGGGTGAAAGACCTGCAGAAGTCGATGGACTTCTACACCCGCGTGCTGGGTTTCGTGCCGGTGCACCGCAGTGACTTTCCGGACGCGGAGTTCACCATCTATTACCTGGTGCGCCAGCCGCTGGAATCGATTCCTGCCCATGACGATGACAAGGCGCGGCAGCAGTGGGTGCTGGGCCAGTCCGGCGTGCTGGAACTGACCTACAACTACGGCACCGAAAAGCAGGCCGATTTCCATTACCACAGCGGCAACAGCGATCCGCGCGGTTTCGGCCATCTGTGCATCTCGGTGCCCGATGTGCAGGCGGCCTGCGCGCGATTCGAGGAACTGGGCGTGGATTTCCAGAAGCGGCTCAGCGATGGTCGCATGAGGCATATCGCCTTTATCAAGGATCCTGACGGTTACTGGATCGAGATCCTGCAGCCGACGCCTCTGGCCTGACCGTTCCCCTGTGTTGCAGCAAGCAAGGCGGCCCGCAAGCCGCCTTGCTTGCTCTGGAGTTTCCCATGCCCGTCAATCTTCCGATCGCCACCAAGGTCCTGATGGCTCTCAATGTGCTGGTCTACCTGCTGCAGCAGGTCTGGCACGATCCCTTGCTGGTTCATGCCGCCTTGTGGCCGCTGGGGCCTGACCAGATGGCCCAGACGGCCACGGGCGTGGTGGCGGTGGGGTTTCGTCCCTGGCAGCTGATCAGCTATGCCTTCATGCATGGCAGCGTGACGCATATCCTGTTCAATATGCTGGCTCTGTGGATGTTCGGAGGCACCATCGAGCGGACCCTCGGCACGCCGCGGTTCGTGATCTATTATTTTGCCTGTCTGGTCTGCGCGGCATTGGCCCAGCTGGCGGTGACGGCTTGGTTTCTGCCGGGCTTCTATCCGACGCTGGGGGCTTCGGGCGCGGTCTTCGGCCTGCTGCTGGCCTTCGGGGTGTT is part of the Frateuria aurantia DSM 6220 genome and encodes:
- the thiC gene encoding phosphomethylpyrimidine synthase ThiC; the protein is MSLHTNTPLQPPSDAMARTVTGGPIRGSYKIYSSPAGWPQLRVPFRKVDLSDPAEAPLQLYDASGPYTDPGYQVDLSKGLPPLREPWLAARGLEPDTAARLAGDGSHRGSTPVCPAPLTLRRGVAGKPLTQLEFARAGIVTEEMAYAAHRENLGRAEAARDAAERRADGEDFGAAIPTWVTPEFVRDEIACGRAILPANINHPELEPMLIGRNFLVKVNANIGNSAVSSGVAEEVEKLVWSTRWGADTVMDLSTGQDIHSIRSWIMRNSPVPIGTVPIYQALELVGGDPLKLDWPVFRDTLIEQAQQGVDYFTIHAGVRLAHVPLTANRVTGIVSRGGSIMARWCLAGHRENFLYTHFAEICEICRRYDVSLSLGDGLRPGSQADANDAAQFAELETLGELTRIAWDHGCQVMVEGPGHVPMHKIKANMDKQLAACGEAPFYTLGPLTTDVAPGYDHITSGIGAAMIGWFGTAMLCYVTPKEHLGLPNRDDVKTGVITYKIAAHAADLAKGHPAARVRDDALSRARFDFRWEDQFHLALDPDTAYAFHDETMPKAAHKQARFCSMCGPKFCSMKISQDLRDDVRAMEAAPCGDEAMAPVAGGLHVVGA
- a CDS encoding FAD-dependent oxidoreductase, which codes for MSSGRSRGEVAVLGAGVAGLTAAAALQARDYTVTVYERGDQVGREACSWWAGGMLAPYCEAATAEPEVLSQGLPAADWWSAHGAEVWRGGTLVLAQARDRAELESFALRSEGHQWLDGAGVAALEPDLAGRAQRGLWYPDEAHVDPRQALPALARWLAGRGVRFELGQTVDGGALPDACIVDCRGLAAREDLPGLRGVRGEMILIRSRDLRLQRPIRLLHPRTPLYLIPRSDGLIMLGATSVESDHGGPVTVRSAMELLGAAMCLHPALGEAEIVEFGSGVRPAFAGNMPRLIRQGRITYFNGLYRHGYLLSPWYAEQLACQLGDAQGVVR
- the thiS gene encoding sulfur carrier protein ThiS, whose translation is MKIEVNGQAHDWAADLASLLEQMGLSDAHVATALNGEFVPAQRRETTALKAGDQVEVLAPMQGG
- a CDS encoding thiazole synthase, which gives rise to MDELTLYGRPFGSRLLLGTAGYPSPSILQNAVRRSGAGIVTVSLRRESATARGGQAFAALLGELDVVLLPNTAGCHSVKEAVTTAHLSRELFGTPWIKLEVIGDSNSLCPEVFGLVEAARILMAEGFQVFPYTTADLGVADRLLEAGCQVLMPWAAPIGSARGLADPYALRALRGHAPGVPLIVDAGLGLPSHAAAAMELGCDAVLLNTAVAQAGDPEAMAEGFALAVRSGRLARLAQPVPRRDMAVPSTPSWGQAQLA
- a CDS encoding thiamine phosphate synthase codes for the protein MIVLPRFYPLTDSAAGVERLAAAGARLIQLRIKSASHATLRQEVLASQASCRRHGAGLVLNDYWALAIELGVEWVHLGQEDLDQADWSACRRCGLKLGLSTHDDAELERALAHAPDYLALGPVWPSRLKPMHWAAQGVERIAEWKRRVGERPLVAIGGITLERAPICLAAGADVLAVSTDISAASDPAARTRDWVRLVQRAPAA
- the thiD gene encoding bifunctional hydroxymethylpyrimidine kinase/phosphomethylpyrimidine kinase; translated protein: MAAGRKVANVLSIAGTDPSGGAGIQADLKTFAACGVYGMAVTTAIVAQNTCGVRRVQVLAADLVSDQLQAVLDDVQVDALKIGMLGHAAVIRRVARILRRQPVPVVVLDPVLCSSSGRALLEPEALKVLQQELLPLVTVLTPNLAEAEALLGRGMVADAAGMTAAARELLKSGPDWVWLKGGHRPDGRCADVLVNARGAGWLESPRVTGRYGHGTGCTLSSALAAELTRHPVPVAAERAKRFLYQALVHASWLEVGQGSGPLHHGPAGQAGGPAFALQWQDWPDALPAT
- a CDS encoding OmpH family outer membrane protein, with the translated sequence MRARHHLAIWAAAALLSSAAQAQTETQVPGSEQLHGPLVNGVCLLSRQAVFANAKVGQAATARLRQLAGGAESRFDTERAKLGDDARAFQQQAKTLPEASRQAQAQALDQRARALEAERQRDVRQLELTRVQAMGRIGRETQPILADIYKSHGCGLLLDRNAVLGGNLGNDLTSAVVQGLDAKISTISFNLAPLPAAAEAPAAPGQG
- a CDS encoding DUF3574 domain-containing protein — translated: MAYDHRWRTIWLIALAWGLASTAQVGAVTVPAAPASSDAAHPQATRNWVESRLYFGLGRLESSGLAARERQWQEFLDHVVTPRFPAGLSVQDVYGQWQGPEQPRPIRLRSKVLIIDYPDTPANRGRIEQIRLLWKAKTGDRSVLRVTVPADVSF
- the gloA gene encoding lactoylglutathione lyase; translation: MSLADLLNLPGVTARPAAETRDYVYNHTMIRVKDLQKSMDFYTRVLGFVPVHRSDFPDAEFTIYYLVRQPLESIPAHDDDKARQQWVLGQSGVLELTYNYGTEKQADFHYHSGNSDPRGFGHLCISVPDVQAACARFEELGVDFQKRLSDGRMRHIAFIKDPDGYWIEILQPTPLA
- a CDS encoding rhomboid family intramembrane serine protease, translated to MPVNLPIATKVLMALNVLVYLLQQVWHDPLLVHAALWPLGPDQMAQTATGVVAVGFRPWQLISYAFMHGSVTHILFNMLALWMFGGTIERTLGTPRFVIYYFACLVCAALAQLAVTAWFLPGFYPTLGASGAVFGLLLAFGVFYPREKVYFMLIPVPLPAWLFVTLYALAELLFGVTQTQAGVAHFAHLGGMLGGWLLLQYWRGRLPFKPARTLWR